A window from Toxoplasma gondii ME49 chromosome IX, whole genome shotgun sequence encodes these proteins:
- a CDS encoding hypothetical protein (encoded by transcript TGME49_291690~Signal peptide predicted by SignalP 2.0 HMM (probability 0.955) with cleavage site probability 0.285 at residue 37), whose product MPLPWSLPTMSDCRQVRWICAHVFFCLAFLLALACSTQSVCSLALTRTDRLPRFRVGTDILCGQQPWVFRRLAYSAQTRRATPHSACSSTLLSPHILRFLAFQLFPFSPGVPATGGSVKPLRNPGSAVRFRSQSWRTVDRSRAFPVLAPEHLTFPVLSAHGRMQFGFSAVASLGEFGNRWRGCGGRAPQWSVCSSANTCSPPAASDCFLTPHETTWLSSWSSILSRVSLAGAASALFAKRRPTAGISAGDAEDEESEEQQEEEQFVLDPSKVRSRFGSLTEPGPSPEIPPESPYWPSFPAKRVTPVPAKLPRWHPRSPFPTLQPRGPFYPANPRKTKPPKCRRFKGEAPPPVELPRPPAKLRRDFRTWVRDAHYEYPQFTTIQASLRYRRRLKRSSRKLDWRLKSLQNRRMYFAWRRNMRDQETHRWIREMERWSLLAARYWKNQYALQAQRWIAGDQEPDSSAVSEDSDVGGRQNEGQQDGNLAFEEAASPDVGQDAEEMKPAENCAEQHGEQQEERVRRLSKRREASLRDTRGLCRGEDKAEDILRSADVEALDDVLRRGYRLPPMTASVAASPIPWWSSAKGLHKWRGRKTATNVQSRWVNWANPTREVEAVVAGQLLRRQGRVLQHLRDKGVVLRETLQRVATQGNVMADAEKPELRGDVESVESPPGVSLESAGETHADPSRDLSVETRRLKAIEAAMDVAMMLGQSVVTKTSGASTPYDVHSPFMRSHTSSRRRRNRMRGRMKDPDQRNMTRQERRLANFARRQKAAAEDRAALKEARRKAWEARAGAGGS is encoded by the exons ATGCCCCTTCCGTGGTCGCTTCCCACAATGTCTGATTGCAGACAGGTGCGATGGATCTGTGCACATGTGTTCTTTTGTCTGGCATTTCTCCTGGCTCTCGCCTGCAGCACTCAGAGTGTCTGTAGCCTAGCGCTCACCCGCACAGACCGACTGCCCCGCTTTCGGGTGGGTACGGATATTCTTTGTGGACAACAACCGTGGGTGTTTCGACGTCTTGCGTACTCCGCGCAGACTCGTCGAGCGACACCGCATTCTGCATGTTCTTCAACGTTGCTTTCACCGCACATCTTGCGGTTTCTTGCATTTCAACTTTTCCCGTTTTCTCCTGGCGTTCCTGCCACAGGGGGGTCCGTGAAACCCCTCCGGAACCCCGGCTCCGCAGTTCGGTTTCGCTCTCAGTCCTGGAGAACAGTCGATCGCAGCCGGGCATTTCCCGTCCTCGCCCCTGAGCACCTGACTTTTCCAGTGTTGTCCGCGCAcggccgcatgcagtttggTTTTTCCGCCGTGGCCTCACTTGGGGAATTCGGGAATCGCTGGCGTGGTTGCGGAGGCCGTGCACCACAGTGGTCTGTGTGTAGCTCTGCAAACACGTGCAGCCCGCCTGCCGCCTCAGACTGCTTTTTGACTCCTCACGAAACGACCTGGCTTTCTTCGTGGTCATCGATCCtgtctcgtgtgtctctggcAGGGGCGGCTTCTGCCCTCTTCGCGAAACGCCGACCCACAGCCGGCATCTCGGCCGGAGAtgcggaagacgaagaaagcgaggagcaGCAGGAGGAGGAACAGTTTGTTTTGGATCCATCGAAAGTGCGGAGTCGTTTCGGCTCCTTGACTGAGCCGGGACCTTCCCCAGAAATCCCGCCCGAGTCTCCGTACTGGCCTTCCTTTCCAGCGAAGCGAGTGACACCAGTGCCGGCGAAGCTTCCCAGGTGGCATCCCCGATCGCCCTTCCCGACACTCCAGCCTCGTGGTCCCTTCTATCCGGCGAATCCGCGGAAAACCAAACCGCCGAAATGCAGAAGATTCAAAGGcgaggcgccgccgcctgTGGAGCTGCCTCGGCCGCCCGCCAAGCTCAGGCGCGACTTCCGGACTTGGGTACGCGACGCGCACTACGAGTATCCCCAGTTCACGACAATTCAAGCAAGCCTACGGTACAG GCGGCGGCTAAAGCGTTCTTCCCGCAAACTCGACTGGAGGCTGAAGAGCCTACAAAATCGCCGCATGTACTTCGCGTGGCGGCGAAATATGCGAGATCAAGAAACCCACCGATGGATTCGTGAGATGGAACGGTGGTCGCTGCTAGCTGCGCGGTACTGGAAAAATCAATACGCGCTTCAGGCGCAGAGATGGATTGCTGGTGACCAAGAACCAGACTCAAGTGCAGTGTCTGAAGACAGCGACGTGGGTGGCCGACAGAATGAAGGACAGCAAGATGGAAATCTCGCTTTTGAAGAAGCTGCCAGTCCTGACGTCGGAcaagatgcagaggaaatGAAGCCGGCAGAGAATTGCGCAGAGCAACATGGAGAGCAGCAGGAAGAGCGAGTGCGAAGACTCTCTAAACGTAGAGAAGCATCGTTACGAGACACGCGCGGGCTTTGTCgtggagaagacaaagcCGAAGATATTCTGCGCTCTGCTGACGTAGAAGCGCTTGACGATGTGTTGCGTAGAGGATACCGCCTGCCGCCCATGACAGCGAGCGTTGCAGCGTCCCCAATTCCTTGGTGGTCGTCGGCGAAAGGCCTGCACAAGTGGCGGGGGAGAAAGACCGCCACCAACGTCCAAAGTCGATGGGTAAATTGGGCGAACCCGACCCGCGAGGTCGAAGCGGTCGTAGCGGGGCAGCTGCTCAGAAGGCAAGGCCGGGTTCTTCAGCATCTGCGGGATAAGGGTGTTGTACTGAGGGAAACTCTGCAGCGTGTAGCTACGCAAGGAAACGTGATGGCGGATGCGGAAAAACCCGAACTGCGTGGCGATGTGGAAAGCGTTGAGTCACCGCCTGGAGTGTCGCTGGAGAGCGCAggggaaacgcatgcagacccTTCACGAGATCTCAGtgtggagacgaggagactcAAAGCCATCGAGGCGGCGATGGATGTGGCCATGATGCTCGGACAAAGTGTGGTGACTAAAACATCTGGAGCGAGTACGCCGTACGACGTGCACAGCCCGTTTATGCGGTCCCATACGTCGtcccggagaagaagaaaccggaTGCGCGGCCGTATGAAAGAT
- a CDS encoding ADP-ribosylation factor family protein (encoded by transcript TGME49_291800): protein MGNALSNGIQSGLSMCCSKNVYQIRVAGPAQAGKTSIIKWMKYRQFFKLAPTEGLEVDRVDYPDTALVMWDTRQHFEDMVRPHHLDIRGIIYVVDSSDPGRLRIATRALDRLLRDLPDASVLLVFAAKQDRPGAMSVADIQHQLQLQQLVDKECGVFACSAKTGEGIDEGIAWLVRQLRQQDGTGCCSADQAIPCFLQQVPS from the exons ATGGGGAATGCCTTGAGCAACGGCATTCAAAGCGGCCTGAGTATGTGCTGCAGTAAAAATGTCTATCAGATCCGCGTGGCTGGTCCCGCCCAGGCAGGAAAGACATCCATCATCAAATGGATGAAGTACAGGCAATTTTTTAAGCTGGCTCCGACTGAAG GCTTGGAAGTGGACCGCGTCGACTACCCCGACACCGCTCTTGTGATGTGGGATACAAGGCAACACTTCGAGGACATG GTCCGTCCGCACCACCTGGACATCAGAGGAATTATCTATGTCGTGGATAGCTCCGACCCCGGTCGGCTTCGAATCG CCACCCGAGCGCTAGACAGACTTTTGCGCGATCTCCCCGACGCCAGCGTGCTGTTGGTCTTTGCGGCGAAGCAAGATCGCCCTGGGGCGATGTCCGTGGCAGACATCCAGCATCAACTGCAACTCCAGCAGTTGGTTGACAAAGAATG CGGcgtcttcgcatgcagcgcaaAGACCGGAGAAGGGATTGACGAAGGGATTGCGTGGCTGGTGCGACAGCTACGGCAACAAGACGGCACCGGTTGCTGCTCGGCAGACCAGGCAATCCCGTGTTTTCTGCAACAGGTTCCGTCGTGA